One stretch of Aphis gossypii isolate Hap1 unplaced genomic scaffold, ASM2018417v2 Contig00637, whole genome shotgun sequence DNA includes these proteins:
- the LOC126554895 gene encoding protein ZBED8-like, protein MAESKKKCRQYSIDYLKFGFIPSLPDKTLPMCLLCNKVLSNDAMKPSKLEDHLKRCHPEKTRKELKYFQTLKEKFQKRSAMDSMFAATLKKDDDGLRASYNISLLIAKSGKPHTIGEQLILPAIEEVLKTVLHRPAYDILKKIPLSNNTVQRRIDEMSHYVESYLCNYLQATYFSIQLDESTLPGNEALLLAYVHFVMDQEIHEELLFARTLTTDTKGESIFNVLKDYFTEKAIPLTNIISAATDGAPAMVGRYRGFLSHLKQYVPGRVFPNPN, encoded by the coding sequence ATGGCTGAATCTAAAAAGAAATGTAGGCAATATAGCATTGATTATTTGAAGTTCGGCTTCATTCCATCATTGCCGGACAAAACCCTACCTATGTGTCTTTTATGCAACAAAGTCTTAAGCAACGACGCTATGAAACCATCCAAGCTAGAAGATCATCTGAAAAGGTGTCACCCTGAAAAAACAcgtaaagaattaaaatactttcaaaCACTGAAAGAAAAATTTCAGAAGAGATCCGCGATGGATAGTATGTTTGCTGCCACGTTAAAAAAAGACGACGATGGCTTGCGCGCGTCTTACAATATCTCACTACTCATAGCAAAATCAGGTAAGCCTCATACTATCGGGGAACAACTAATTTTGCCAGCCATTGAAGAGGtcttaaaaactgttttacaCAGACCTGCATatgatatacttaaaaaaattcctTTAAGCAACAATACGGTTCAAAGACGTATTGATGAAATGAGTCATTATGTTGAAAGTTACTTGTGTAATTATTTGCAAGCAAcctatttttcaatacaacTAGATGAGTCAACTTTGCCTGGTAATGAAGCACTATTATTGGCATATGTTCATTTTGTTATGGACCAAGAAATCCATGAAGAACTGCTATTTGCAAGAACTTTGACTACAGACACAAAAGGCGAATCCATATTCAATGTTTTGAAAGATTATTTCACGGAAAAAGCAATCcctttaacaaatataatatcagcAGCAACAGATGGAGCACCTGCCATGGTTGGACGCTATCGTGGTTTTCTAAGTCATTTAAAACAGTATGTACCCGGGCGCGTATTTCCGAACCCTAACTGA